GTTTGCCACTGCGGCAAATTAAAACTACCTGCGCTTCTTTAGGAGGCGTTTCTTTAAAACGGGTCGTGAGTACTTGTTCGATTTCGTCAGCAAAATTAGGATTAACATCCCAATCGGGTTCGTCGATCCACGCAATATGCACGGATCCAACCGGATGACCTACAAACAGGTATTCCATTGCGGAACGGATGTCGATCAAAATGCTGTGAGATGTGGTTTGCAATAAGTCGTAGGCGGCGATAGGGGAAAGGTCGTGTAATTCAGGCATGGGCTATCCTCTGGCGGTGTTATCATGGTGTTGACGTATCCTCTCAATGATAGCGCACATACCCGTGTCTCTGGGCTGACGATTGCCAATTAGCCAATCAAGAATTTCCTGATCCTTGGATTTTAATAAACGCTCGAAAGCAAATTGCTCACCCATATCGAGAGTGTGGAAACAATTCTGTAAGAAATTCCCTAAAGGCTGATCTAACACCTGCAAAGTACGGCGGCAAGCCCAGCGCAGGCGTACCAGCCGTTCAGCTTGTTGCTGTTCAGTCATGGACGACTCGCAGCTTGGCAATCAGCTCGGCGTATTCGTCGGGGAAGGGTATGGCGTCTAGCAACATGTCCCAGATGATTGGGTCTTGCATTGCCAGTAATTCGTCTAAGCGTTGCAATTCAGTGGGGCTGGCGCTGGTATAATGGCGTTCTAAATAGTGCTGGAAAATCACATCCAGCTCTTTCAAGCCGCGCCGACAGCGCATTTTTACGCGGGAAAGTTCACTCATGGTTATATCCTTGTACCCCTCACCCTAACCCCTCTCCCTCAAGGGGAGAGGGGCTAAGAAAAGGGAAAATATTATTTCTTGTCCCCCTCGCCCCTTGAGGGAGAGGGGGTGAGGGGTTCTTACCGCCGTTCGATCATCTTTTTCTTCAGTTCTGCAATGGATTTCGCCGGGTTCAAACCCTTGGGGCAAGTGTTGGTACAGTTCATGATGGTGTGGCAACGGTACAAACGGAATGGGTCTTCCAGATTGTCCAGACGTTCACCCGTGGCTTCATCGCGGCTATCCACCACCCAGCGGTTGGCTTGCAAGAGGATCGCAGGCCCTAAATAACGGTCGCTATTCCACCAGTAGCTAGGGCAAGACGTTGAGCAACACGCGCACAGGATGCATTCGTAGTGGTTGTCCAGCTTCTTACGGTCTTCTGGGGATTGCAGGCGTTCGCGATCCGGTGGTGCTGGGGTCTGGGTCTGCATCCACGGTTTGATCGACGCATATTGTGCGTAGAAATGCGTCAAATCCGGGATCAAGTCTTTGACCACTTCCATATGTGGCAAGGGGCTGATTTGCACATCGCCATCACAAGCTTCAATCGCCTTGATACACGCCAGCGTATTGGTACCGTCGATATTCATCGAACACGACCCGCAAATCCCTTCACGGCAGGAACGGCGGAAGGTCAAGGTCGGGTCAATTTCGTTCTTGATCTTCAGCAAGGCATCCAACACCATCGGCCCGCATTGGTCGAGGTCGATTTCGTAAGTATCCCAGCGCGGGTTTTCACCGCTGTCCGGGTCGTAACGGTAAATGCGGAAGTTTTTTACACGGGTTGCACCAGCAGGAGCAGCCCAGGTTTTGCCACTCTTAACAACCGAGTTGGCAGGTAAAGTAAATTCAGCCATGACAATGCTCCCTCTTAGTAAACCCGTTTCTTCGGTGCGATGTATTCAATTTCATCCGTCAACGTGTAAGTGTGGACGGGGCGATAGTCGATTTTGACTTTGCCGGACTCCTCTATCCACGCGATTGAGTGCTTCATCCATTCATCATCGTTACGATCCGGGAAGTCTTCACGGGCATGTGCACCACGGCTTTCTTCACGGTTTAAGGCGCATTGAATCGAGGTTTGGGCGCAATCCAGCAGGTTCGCTAACTCAAAGGTTTCCATCAGGTCAGAGTTCCACACCAAGCTGCGGTCGGTTACTGCGACATCATTGAAGCTGGCGTAAATCTCATTCATTTTGTCGACACCTTCCTGCAAGGTTTGCGCAGTACGGAATACCGCTGCGTGTTTTTGCATGGTGTGTTGCATGGCTTCACGGATTTGCGCGGTGCTGGTCTTGCCATTGCCCTGATGGATGCGCTTGAAACGATCCAGTGCTTTTGCCAAACCAGCCGCCGGGAGTTCGGGTTGGGTAAGACCGGGGGTCAGGATTTCAGCGCAACGGTTAGCTGTTGCCCGCCCGAACACCACGATGTCCAACAAGGAGTTAGAACCGAGGCGGTTCGCACCATGCACCGATACGCAGGCACATTCGCCAATCGCCATCAAGCCCGGTACCACGCTATCAGGATCACCGTCTTTCAGCGTGACCACTTCGCCGTGGTAGTTGGTGGGGATGCCGCCCATGTTGTAATGCACGGTTGGCAGCACTGGAATTGGCTGTTTGGTTACATCCACACCCGCAAAGATACGTGCGCTTTCCGCGATACCCGGCAGACGCTCATGGATCACTTCAGGACCTAAATGTTCCAGATGCAGGTGAATGTGGTCTTTTTTCGGACCAACACCACGACCCTCGTTGATTTCAACGGTCATGGAACGGCTTACCACGTCACGCGAAGCAAGGTCTTTGGCATTCGGGGCGTAACGTTCCATAAAACGTTCACCGTTGGCATTCGTCAGGTAGCCGCCTTCGCCGCGTACCCCTTCGGTAATCAGGCAGCCAGCACCGTAAATGCCAGTTGGATGGAATTGGGTGAATTCCATGTCTTGCAATGGCAAGCCAGCCCGCGCCACCATGCCATTACCGTCACCGGTACAGGTGTGTGCAGAGGTTGCCGAGAAGTAAGCCCGCCCGTAACCGCCAGTTGCCAGCACCACGGTTTGCGCACGGAAAATACGCAAAATGCCGTTAGCTAAATCCCACGCCAGCACCCCACGGCACACGCCTTCCTCATCCATAATCAGGTCGGTAGCGAAATGCTCAATGAAAAACACCGCATCGTGACGCAAGGATTGCTGGTACAGCGTGTGCAAAATCGCATGACCGGTGCGGTCAGCCGCTGCACAAGTACGGTGCGCAATGCCCTTGCCGAATTCGGTGGTCATCCCGCCAAACGGACGCTGATAAATGCGACCTTCTTCCGTGCGTGAAAACGGTACACCTTGGTGTTCCAGTTCAATGACCGCTGGAATCGCTTCGCGGCACATGTATTCAATCGCGTCTTGGTCGCCCAGCCAGTCCGACCCTTTTACGGTGTCGTACATGTGCCATTGCCATTTATCCGGCCCCATATTACCGAGCGCGGCGGACATGCCACCTTGTGCAGCCACAGTATGGCTACGGGTTGGGAAAACCTTGGTAATACACGCAGTGGATAAGCCTTTTACTGCCATCCCGAAAGTGGCACGCAAACCCGCACCGCCCGCGCCCACGACCACGACATCGTAGGTATGATGTTCAATTTTGTATTCAGTCATTGTGTAATCAACCTCTGTGTCATTAGCCCGCGAAAGCGACCCGTAAAATACTCAAAATGCTGCTGGTTCCCAACAACACCAGTACCAGTTTCATCCCGATCAGCGCGGCAACTTTATAGCCGTCATGATGGATATAATCTTCGATGATCACGGTCAATCCCTGCATCGCATGGAGAAAGGTGGTGAAGACGAATAGCGTCAGCATGGTGGTGGTAAAGGGCTGTGCAAACCATGCCGTCACTGTGGCGTAGTCCTCCCCGCTATGCGCAGCCACAGCAAATACAAGCCACAATGTCAGGGGGATGAGTGCAACCGCTGTGACGCGCTGCATCCACCAGTGCTTTACCCCATCGCTGGTAGTCCCCAGACCGCTGGCACGTTTGAAAGGTGTCAATAAACTCATGTGTAGCAATTCCTCAACAGGGTTCAGGCAATAAGCCAAAGCAGGATAGTGAGAGCCAACGACGCACCCACCGCGATTTTGCCGCTCAGGTAAACGCTGGGCAGATCGAAACCGTGTCCGCTATCCCACACCAGATGGCGGATACCATTAGACAGGTGATAAAACAGCGCCCAAGACCAACCAAACAACACCAGTTTGCCGAACCATGAGCCAAGAATGGCATTGGCATTGGCAAAAGATTCCTCACCCCCGGCAATCGCAGCCAGCCAATACGTCACTAACAATGTGCCGATAGCCAACACAACCCCTGTGCCTCGGTGCAGGATCGACAGTGCCGAGGTGAGTTGCGGCTTATACACCTGCAAGTGGGGTGAAAGTGGTCGTTTGTTCGCGGTCTTCATACAGTATCCCCGTTGATAAAAAGCTAGAAAGCGTGTGTGCGGTTAAGTGTCTGATGGCGGCATCTGTTCCAGCAGCTTGCAGGCATAATCCCGCGACGCTCGAATATGATGGCGCATCAGCGTTTCCGCCATTTCCCCGTCGCGCCGCTCAATGGCTGACACGATCAGGTTGTGTTCCTGAAAAGCCTGTTCGCTGCGGCTAAACCCGGACTTGAGGCGGAAACGGTAGAACCGTACCAAGTCATACAAGTCCTGACATAACATGCGAATCAGGCGTTTGTTCTTGCTGCCTTGGATAATCGAAAAGTGAAAATCCAGGTCAACGTCATGTTGTGAATAGCTTTGGTGCTGGGCAATTTCGGCGTGATGACGCTCCAGAATCTTGCGCAGGTGTACCAATTCCTCTGCTGTCATGTGTTCAGCGGCGAGCCGTGCCGCCATACCTTCCGCAGCCTCGCGTATTTGGTAAATTTCCAACAATTGTTCTGTGGAAAAGTCAATGATGCGTGCACCAATATTGGGCTTGCGTGTTACCAAATTGCAGTTTTCCAGTTTACCAATGGCTTCGCGTAGCGAACCCCTGCTTACGCCATAGGCTGCTGCCAGCTCTGGCTCACTAATTTTTTTCCCAGCGGGGATCTCACCCACCAAAATGGCACGCCGCAAATCAAGAAATAACTTGTCTGCAATCGTTACCGGATCCTGCAATTTGCAGGCAGTCAGAAAGGCCATGGTGCTACCTCATTTTGTCGACATCTTGTCTGTTGTGTTGACAATAATACCGCGAAATAGCGTTTTTTCAAGAAAAACATCCTGACATTGTTGACACTTTGAAGTTATAATGTCGACACTATAACCAAGAAATGACAGTGTTTACCCTGAATATGTGGGTAGCAGCGCACCTTAAGACACCAAGATGTCGACAATGCACTAGTTTGCTGCACTGCGTCAAGTCAGAAATGTTTGATATTTACCATCAATGTAGGTTGGAAACATGAACAAAGGAGAAGGACAGGCTGCGGCCTGGAATGCGGATACACAATTAGACGGTAACAGCCTGCTGTATCTGGAAGAAATGTATGAGCGTTATTTGCAAGAACCGGCATCCATACCCGCGAGTTGGCAGCACTATTTTGATGCATTGCCACAGGTTAACGGGCAGGAGCGTGACACGCGCCACTCACTGGTAAAAGACTATTTCCGCGCTTATGCGGCAAAGCCCCAAGCCTATGCTGCGCCCGCCGCTAATAGCGGTGTTGATCTGGAACATGAGCGCAAGCAAGTTAAAGTATTACAGCTTATCAACGCTTACCGTTTCCAGGGGCATTTCCATGCTCAAACAAATCCATTGGAGGAGAATGCCCCCGCGTTTGTTAAAGAACTGACATTGGCGTATCACTCCTTGAGTGAAGCCGATTTAGGGACGACGTTTAACACGGGTTCATTGTTTTCACGGGATCAGATGACGTTGCGCGACATCATTACCCAATTGGAGCAAACCTATTGTGCGCATATTGGGGTGCAGTACATGCACACCACGAATACCGAACAAAAGCGCTGGATTCAGCAGCGCCTTGAAACGGTGCGTTCTACAGCGACTTACAGCAATGAACAAAAACTCGAAATCCTTGATCGCCTCATTGCAGCGGAAGGTTTAGAGCGTTATTTGCATACCAACTACGTCGGTCAAAAGCGTTTCTCGCTGGAAGGTGGTGAAAGCCTGATCCCGATGCTCAATGGCTTGATTCAACATGCAGGCGCACTTGGCACGCAAGAAATGGTTATCGGCATGGCGCATCGTGGGCGTTTGAATGTGCTGGTGAATGTATTGGGTAAAGCGCCCGGTTTGTTGTTTGGTGAGTTTGAAGGCAAGTATTCCTACAGCGGTCGTACCGGCGATGTGAAATACCACATGGGTTACGCCTCTGACATGATGACGCCGGGCGGCCCGTTACACGTGGCGATGGCATTTAACCCGTCGCATCTGGAAATCGTCGGGCCGGTGGTGGAAGGTGCAGTACGTGCGCGTCAAGACCGTTGGCCAGAAGGTGGTGACGATAAAATTGTGCCAGTGGTATTGCACGGTGATGCAGCATTCGCAGGGCAAGGCGTTAACATGGAAATGCTGCAAATGGCAGATACCCGTGGCTATCGTACTGCCGGTACGGTGCATATTGTCATTAACAATCAGGTGGGTTTCACCACCAGTGCGGCGGCGGATGCACGTTCCACCTTCTATTGCACTGACATCGCTAAGATGGTTGATTCGCCGGTATTCCACGTCAACGGTGATGACCCGGAAGCAGTGTTGCTGGTTACGCAAGTCGCGATGGATTACCGCGCTACCTTCAAGAAAGATGTGGTGATTGATCTGGTGTGCTACCGCCGCCACGGTCATAACGAAGCGGATGAGCCATCGGCGACCCAGCCGGTGATGTACCGCAAGATCCGTGCGATGCCCACTACGCGCGAACGTTACGCCCAGCAATTGATTGCAGCAGGCGTTATCAGTGCGGAAGAGGCGCAGGCACGGGTGCAACGTTGCCGCCAGCAACTCACGGAAGGTGCGCCAACCGTGCCACATTTGCTTGAAAAAGGGCAAGTCGAAAATCCGCATCCGGTTAATTGGAAGCGTTTTGTTGGTGGCAAATGGGATATGCCGACCGATACCACCATCGACGCGGCAACCGTGCGTAACTTGGGTGAAAAACTCACGATTTACCCGGAAGGTTTCAAACTGAACTCCCGCGTGGCGCGTATTGTGGCTGACCGTAAGAAAATGGCGGCTGGCGAACAGTTAATGGACTGGGGCTTCTGTGAAAATCTGGCTTACGCAAGCTTGATTGAAGAAGGCTACCCGGTGCGTTTGTCGGGTGAAGATTGTGGGCGTGGTACCTTCTTCCACCGTCATGCGGTCTTCCATGAGCAGGAAACCGGCGAAACTTACGTGCCATTGCAACACCTCTCCCCAGCGCAAAAGCCGTTTGTGGTCATCGACTCACTGTTATCAGAAGAGGCAGTACTGGGCTTTGAATACGGTTACGCCACGACTGAGGCCAATACCCTGACCATTTGGGAGGCGCAATTCGGTGACTTTGCGAACTGTGCGCAAGTCGTTATCGACCAGTTCATCAGTTCCGGTGAACAGAAGTGGGGTTTGCTATGTGGTTTGGTAATGTTGTTGCCGCACGGCTTTGAAGGTCAGGGACCGGAACACTCTTCCGCTCGTTTGGAACGTTATTTGCAGTTGTGTGCACAAGACAATATGCAGGTGTGTGTGCCGAGTACGCCCGCACAAGCATTCCATATGTTGCGTCGGCAGATGGTGCGTGATTACCGTACCCCGCTGATCGTCATGACCCCGAAAAGCCTGCTCCGTCACCCGCTGGCAGTGAACAGCATGGAAGACATTACCGAGCGTGGTTTCCAGAATGTCATCGACGAAATCGACGCGATCGACCCGCTGAAGGTAACACGCTTGGTCATGTGCAGTGGTAAGGTTTACTACGATCTGTTGGAACAGCGTCGTAAAGCGGGTTTGGAACATGTTGCCATTGTGCGGGTTGAGCAATTGTACCCATTCCCGGAAGCGGATATGAATGCCATGCTGGATCGTTACCCGAACGTCGCGGTGAATGTGTGGTGTCAGGAAGAGCCATTGAATCAAGGTGCATGGTTGAGCATCCAACCCTCCTTGCGCACAGTATTAGGTGGGACGGCACGTTTGGATGTGTCGAGTCGACCGGCATCGGCTTCACCAGCAGTGGGTAGCGCTAAAGTTCATGCTGCACAGCAGCAAGAATTGGTGGATAATGCGCTGGGAATTACTATGTCGTAAAGGAAGGAAACGTTATGCCGCTGTTGAAGCATTACCATGATGCCATCAAAGAGGGTGTGATCCAGCA
The window above is part of the Thiothrix winogradskyi genome. Proteins encoded here:
- a CDS encoding rhodanese-like domain-containing protein gives rise to the protein MPELHDLSPIAAYDLLQTTSHSILIDIRSAMEYLFVGHPVGSVHIAWIDEPDWDVNPNFADEIEQVLTTRFKETPPKEAQVVLICRSGKRSREAASALLEAGFQHVMHIDEGFEGERDANHHRGTLGGWRFHGLPWEQC
- a CDS encoding succinate dehydrogenase assembly factor 2; translated protein: MTEQQQAERLVRLRWACRRTLQVLDQPLGNFLQNCFHTLDMGEQFAFERLLKSKDQEILDWLIGNRQPRDTGMCAIIERIRQHHDNTARG
- a CDS encoding succinate dehydrogenase assembly factor 2, with product MSELSRVKMRCRRGLKELDVIFQHYLERHYTSASPTELQRLDELLAMQDPIIWDMLLDAIPFPDEYAELIAKLRVVHD
- a CDS encoding succinate dehydrogenase iron-sulfur subunit, translating into MAEFTLPANSVVKSGKTWAAPAGATRVKNFRIYRYDPDSGENPRWDTYEIDLDQCGPMVLDALLKIKNEIDPTLTFRRSCREGICGSCSMNIDGTNTLACIKAIEACDGDVQISPLPHMEVVKDLIPDLTHFYAQYASIKPWMQTQTPAPPDRERLQSPEDRKKLDNHYECILCACCSTSCPSYWWNSDRYLGPAILLQANRWVVDSRDEATGERLDNLEDPFRLYRCHTIMNCTNTCPKGLNPAKSIAELKKKMIERR
- the sdhA gene encoding succinate dehydrogenase flavoprotein subunit, whose product is MTEYKIEHHTYDVVVVGAGGAGLRATFGMAVKGLSTACITKVFPTRSHTVAAQGGMSAALGNMGPDKWQWHMYDTVKGSDWLGDQDAIEYMCREAIPAVIELEHQGVPFSRTEEGRIYQRPFGGMTTEFGKGIAHRTCAAADRTGHAILHTLYQQSLRHDAVFFIEHFATDLIMDEEGVCRGVLAWDLANGILRIFRAQTVVLATGGYGRAYFSATSAHTCTGDGNGMVARAGLPLQDMEFTQFHPTGIYGAGCLITEGVRGEGGYLTNANGERFMERYAPNAKDLASRDVVSRSMTVEINEGRGVGPKKDHIHLHLEHLGPEVIHERLPGIAESARIFAGVDVTKQPIPVLPTVHYNMGGIPTNYHGEVVTLKDGDPDSVVPGLMAIGECACVSVHGANRLGSNSLLDIVVFGRATANRCAEILTPGLTQPELPAAGLAKALDRFKRIHQGNGKTSTAQIREAMQHTMQKHAAVFRTAQTLQEGVDKMNEIYASFNDVAVTDRSLVWNSDLMETFELANLLDCAQTSIQCALNREESRGAHAREDFPDRNDDEWMKHSIAWIEESGKVKIDYRPVHTYTLTDEIEYIAPKKRVY
- the sdhD gene encoding succinate dehydrogenase, hydrophobic membrane anchor protein gives rise to the protein MSLLTPFKRASGLGTTSDGVKHWWMQRVTAVALIPLTLWLVFAVAAHSGEDYATVTAWFAQPFTTTMLTLFVFTTFLHAMQGLTVIIEDYIHHDGYKVAALIGMKLVLVLLGTSSILSILRVAFAG
- the sdhC gene encoding succinate dehydrogenase, cytochrome b556 subunit; this translates as MKTANKRPLSPHLQVYKPQLTSALSILHRGTGVVLAIGTLLVTYWLAAIAGGEESFANANAILGSWFGKLVLFGWSWALFYHLSNGIRHLVWDSGHGFDLPSVYLSGKIAVGASLALTILLWLIA
- a CDS encoding GntR family transcriptional regulator; this translates as MAFLTACKLQDPVTIADKLFLDLRRAILVGEIPAGKKISEPELAAAYGVSRGSLREAIGKLENCNLVTRKPNIGARIIDFSTEQLLEIYQIREAAEGMAARLAAEHMTAEELVHLRKILERHHAEIAQHQSYSQHDVDLDFHFSIIQGSKNKRLIRMLCQDLYDLVRFYRFRLKSGFSRSEQAFQEHNLIVSAIERRDGEMAETLMRHHIRASRDYACKLLEQMPPSDT
- a CDS encoding 2-oxoglutarate dehydrogenase E1 component; translation: MNKGEGQAAAWNADTQLDGNSLLYLEEMYERYLQEPASIPASWQHYFDALPQVNGQERDTRHSLVKDYFRAYAAKPQAYAAPAANSGVDLEHERKQVKVLQLINAYRFQGHFHAQTNPLEENAPAFVKELTLAYHSLSEADLGTTFNTGSLFSRDQMTLRDIITQLEQTYCAHIGVQYMHTTNTEQKRWIQQRLETVRSTATYSNEQKLEILDRLIAAEGLERYLHTNYVGQKRFSLEGGESLIPMLNGLIQHAGALGTQEMVIGMAHRGRLNVLVNVLGKAPGLLFGEFEGKYSYSGRTGDVKYHMGYASDMMTPGGPLHVAMAFNPSHLEIVGPVVEGAVRARQDRWPEGGDDKIVPVVLHGDAAFAGQGVNMEMLQMADTRGYRTAGTVHIVINNQVGFTTSAAADARSTFYCTDIAKMVDSPVFHVNGDDPEAVLLVTQVAMDYRATFKKDVVIDLVCYRRHGHNEADEPSATQPVMYRKIRAMPTTRERYAQQLIAAGVISAEEAQARVQRCRQQLTEGAPTVPHLLEKGQVENPHPVNWKRFVGGKWDMPTDTTIDAATVRNLGEKLTIYPEGFKLNSRVARIVADRKKMAAGEQLMDWGFCENLAYASLIEEGYPVRLSGEDCGRGTFFHRHAVFHEQETGETYVPLQHLSPAQKPFVVIDSLLSEEAVLGFEYGYATTEANTLTIWEAQFGDFANCAQVVIDQFISSGEQKWGLLCGLVMLLPHGFEGQGPEHSSARLERYLQLCAQDNMQVCVPSTPAQAFHMLRRQMVRDYRTPLIVMTPKSLLRHPLAVNSMEDITERGFQNVIDEIDAIDPLKVTRLVMCSGKVYYDLLEQRRKAGLEHVAIVRVEQLYPFPEADMNAMLDRYPNVAVNVWCQEEPLNQGAWLSIQPSLRTVLGGTARLDVSSRPASASPAVGSAKVHAAQQQELVDNALGITMS